Proteins from a genomic interval of Gordonia sp. SL306:
- a CDS encoding DUF3090 domain-containing protein produces MSRAIHVFRTPDRFVAGTVGQPGDRTFYLQAVHETRIVSVMLEKQQVAILADRIGALLDEIHRRFGTAIPPESDHVGDLSPLAMPVDAEFRVGTMGLGWDAESEAVVVELLAITEGEFDESVVLDDTDEGPDAVRVFLTTEAAREFAARSSRVISAGRQPCPLCHEPLDPDGHLCVRTNGYKRDAELSKSLDFVDPEVFRNLTIQDEGGYLDVDPTDPDEDTDPGSNPQD; encoded by the coding sequence ATGTCTCGCGCGATACACGTGTTCCGAACCCCGGACCGGTTCGTTGCCGGTACGGTCGGCCAGCCGGGCGACCGAACGTTCTACCTCCAGGCCGTGCACGAGACGAGAATCGTCAGCGTCATGCTGGAGAAGCAGCAGGTGGCCATCCTGGCCGACCGCATCGGTGCGTTGCTCGACGAGATCCACCGGCGATTCGGGACGGCCATCCCCCCGGAGAGCGACCACGTCGGCGACCTCAGTCCACTGGCGATGCCGGTGGACGCGGAATTCCGTGTCGGCACGATGGGTCTGGGCTGGGATGCCGAGTCCGAGGCCGTCGTGGTGGAGCTGCTGGCGATCACCGAGGGCGAGTTCGACGAGAGCGTCGTCCTCGATGACACCGACGAAGGGCCTGACGCCGTACGGGTATTCCTCACCACCGAGGCGGCCCGCGAGTTCGCCGCGCGATCGTCACGCGTGATCTCGGCCGGACGGCAGCCCTGCCCGCTCTGCCACGAACCACTCGATCCCGACGGTCACCTGTGTGTGCGGACCAACGGGTACAAGCGCGACGCCGAACTCAGCAAATCGCTCGACTTCGTCGATCCAGAGGTGTTTCGGAACCTGACGATCCAGGATGAGGGCGGCTACCTGGACGTCGACCCGACCGACCCCGACGAAGACACCGATCCCGGTTCGAACCCGCAGGACTGA